The following are encoded together in the Variovorax sp. PBS-H4 genome:
- a CDS encoding GMC family oxidoreductase: MNDDTTFDYIIVGAGTAGALMANRLSADRNRRVLLIEAGRKDDYHWIHIPVGYLYCIGNPRTDWLYTTEPDAGLNGRSLRYPRGKTLGGSSSINGMIYMRGQSRDYEQWAQLTGDETWRWDQVLPAFKQHEDYYLGADEMHGAGGEWRVERQRLRWDILDAFAQAAEQAGIPHSTDFNRGSNEGVGYFQVNQKNGWRWNTAKAFLRPTCYGRPNFELWTGAQVSRLLLEPAPDGRRHCGGVQVWDGHEMVVARAAREVILCAGSIGSPQILQLSGVGPAELLRRHGIEVALDAPGVGANLQDHLQIRAVYKIKDAPTLNVLASSYYGKAKIAFEYLLKRSGPMSMAPSQLGAFTRSGPEHAWPNLEYHVQPLSLEAFGEPLHGFPAFTASVCNLNPTSRGTVQIKSHRFSDAPAIAPCYLSTEEDRKVAADSLRVTRRIVAQPALAKYRPEEWKPGAEYQSDEDLARLAGDIATTIFHPVGTTRMGADGDPMAVLDSRLRVRGIAGLRVVDASAMPTITSGNTNSPTLMIAEKAAGWIIGTEGA; this comes from the coding sequence ATGAACGACGACACCACCTTCGACTACATCATCGTCGGCGCCGGCACCGCCGGGGCCCTGATGGCCAACCGCCTGAGTGCCGACAGGAACCGACGCGTGCTGCTGATCGAAGCCGGCCGCAAGGACGACTACCACTGGATCCACATTCCCGTGGGCTATCTCTACTGCATCGGCAACCCGCGTACCGACTGGCTCTACACGACCGAGCCCGATGCCGGCCTCAACGGCCGCAGCCTGCGCTATCCCCGCGGCAAGACACTGGGCGGCTCGTCCTCCATCAACGGCATGATCTACATGCGCGGCCAGTCGCGCGACTACGAGCAATGGGCGCAGCTCACCGGCGACGAGACCTGGCGCTGGGACCAGGTGCTGCCCGCCTTCAAGCAGCACGAGGACTACTACCTGGGCGCCGACGAAATGCACGGCGCCGGCGGCGAGTGGCGGGTCGAGCGCCAGCGCCTGCGCTGGGACATCCTGGACGCCTTCGCCCAGGCCGCCGAGCAGGCCGGGATCCCGCATTCGACCGACTTCAACCGCGGCAGCAACGAGGGCGTGGGCTATTTCCAAGTCAACCAGAAGAATGGCTGGCGCTGGAACACCGCCAAGGCCTTCCTGCGGCCTACCTGCTACGGCCGCCCCAACTTCGAACTGTGGACCGGCGCGCAGGTGTCGCGCCTGCTGCTCGAACCCGCCCCCGATGGCCGCCGGCATTGCGGCGGCGTGCAGGTCTGGGACGGCCACGAGATGGTCGTCGCCCGCGCGGCCCGCGAAGTGATCCTGTGCGCCGGCAGCATCGGCTCGCCGCAGATCCTGCAGCTCTCGGGCGTAGGGCCGGCCGAGCTGCTGCGCCGTCACGGCATCGAAGTGGCGCTCGACGCCCCGGGCGTCGGCGCCAACCTGCAGGACCATCTGCAGATCCGCGCGGTCTACAAGATCAAGGACGCCCCCACGCTCAACGTGCTGGCTTCTTCCTATTACGGCAAGGCGAAGATCGCTTTCGAGTACCTGCTGAAGCGCAGCGGCCCGATGAGCATGGCGCCCTCGCAGCTCGGCGCCTTCACCCGCAGCGGGCCCGAGCACGCGTGGCCGAACCTCGAATACCACGTGCAGCCGCTCTCGCTCGAGGCATTCGGCGAGCCGCTGCACGGCTTCCCGGCCTTCACCGCGAGCGTGTGCAACCTGAATCCGACCAGCCGCGGCACGGTGCAGATCAAGAGCCACCGCTTTTCCGATGCACCGGCCATCGCCCCCTGCTACCTGAGCACCGAGGAAGACCGCAAGGTGGCCGCAGACTCGCTGCGGGTGACGCGCCGCATCGTGGCCCAGCCCGCGCTGGCGAAGTACCGGCCGGAGGAATGGAAGCCCGGCGCCGAGTACCAGAGCGACGAGGACCTGGCGCGGCTGGCCGGCGACATCGCGACCACCATCTTCCATCCGGTGGGCACCACCCGCATGGGTGCCGATGGGGATCCGATGGCCGTGCTGGATTCACGGCTGCGGGTGCGCGGCATTGCCGGCCTGCGGGTGGTCGATGCCAGCGCAATGCCGACCATCACGAGCGGCAACACCAACAGTCCCACGCTGATGATCGCCGAGAAGGCGGCGGGCTGGATCATCGGCACGGAAGGAGCCTGA
- the mrdA gene encoding penicillin-binding protein 2, whose amino-acid sequence MTELRNVAADLARFRHRVLVIGLVVLVAFGLLCARLFFLQVVRHEDLAEQAESNRTAVVPVVPNRGLILDRNGIVLASNYSAYTLEITPSKVDNLEDTIDSLGEVVEVSQRDRRRFKRLREDSRSFDSIPLRTRLSDEEVARFAAQRYRFPGVEIKARLFRNYPNGELASHVLGYIGRINQREKAAMEDWSEEDQANYKGTDYIGKLGIEQSYEKTLHGQTGVEQMETSAGGRAVRRLGSHPATPGNTVKLSLDIKLQKLIEDMFGERRGALVAIDPNSGEILAFVSKPTFDPNLFVEGIDSESWQALNESIDKPLLNRALRGTYPPGSTYKPFMALAALQLNKRAPSLVVNDPGFYTFGGHTFRSHEGGLGGVDMHRAIQMSSNTYFYSLAVDMGVDAIHDFMKPLGFGQITGIDLQGEVRGLLPSTTWKREAYKRAEMKKWYPGETVSLGIGQGYNSFTMLQLAVAEATLANGGTKYRPHVVKAIKDTVTGETSELPQAPGESLGYQPKHVDLVRNALVAVNKGGTGTRVFAGAPYNSAGKTGTAQAVTWGQNTKYNAKALEEHQRDHSLFAAFAPAEAPKIAIAVIVENAGFGAAAAAPIVRRVFDYWLADQYPNEQDLAAVQAGKAGAPIGKPRVASELSWPIVSGAATAP is encoded by the coding sequence ATGACCGAACTCCGCAACGTCGCCGCCGATCTCGCGCGCTTCAGGCACCGCGTGCTGGTGATCGGCCTGGTGGTGCTTGTGGCCTTCGGGCTGCTGTGCGCGCGCCTGTTCTTCCTGCAGGTGGTGCGGCACGAGGACCTGGCGGAGCAGGCCGAAAGCAACCGCACGGCAGTGGTGCCCGTGGTGCCGAACCGTGGCCTCATCCTGGACCGCAATGGCATCGTGCTGGCTTCCAACTACTCGGCCTACACGCTGGAGATCACGCCTTCCAAGGTCGACAACCTGGAGGACACCATCGACAGCCTGGGCGAGGTGGTGGAGGTCTCGCAGCGCGACCGCCGCCGTTTCAAGCGCTTGCGCGAAGACTCGCGCAGCTTCGACTCGATCCCCCTGCGCACCCGCCTGAGCGACGAGGAAGTCGCCCGCTTCGCGGCCCAGCGCTACCGCTTTCCCGGCGTCGAGATCAAGGCGCGCCTGTTCCGCAACTATCCCAACGGCGAGCTCGCCTCCCACGTGCTCGGCTACATCGGCCGCATCAACCAGCGCGAGAAGGCCGCGATGGAGGACTGGAGCGAGGAAGACCAGGCCAACTACAAGGGCACCGACTACATCGGCAAGCTGGGGATCGAGCAGAGCTACGAAAAGACGCTGCACGGCCAGACCGGGGTCGAGCAGATGGAAACCTCGGCGGGCGGCCGCGCAGTGCGCCGCCTCGGCAGCCATCCGGCCACGCCGGGCAACACAGTCAAGCTTTCGCTCGACATCAAGCTGCAGAAGCTGATCGAAGACATGTTCGGCGAGCGTCGCGGCGCGCTGGTGGCGATCGATCCCAACTCCGGCGAGATCCTGGCCTTCGTTTCCAAGCCCACCTTCGATCCCAATCTGTTCGTGGAGGGCATCGACAGCGAGAGTTGGCAGGCGCTCAACGAGTCGATCGACAAGCCGCTGCTGAACCGGGCGCTGCGCGGCACCTATCCGCCGGGTTCCACCTACAAGCCTTTCATGGCGCTCGCTGCGCTGCAACTCAACAAGCGCGCGCCCAGCCTGGTCGTCAACGATCCCGGCTTCTACACCTTCGGGGGCCACACTTTCCGAAGCCACGAGGGTGGGCTGGGCGGCGTGGACATGCACCGCGCCATCCAGATGTCGAGCAACACCTATTTCTATTCGCTCGCGGTGGACATGGGCGTCGATGCCATCCACGACTTCATGAAGCCGCTGGGTTTCGGCCAGATCACCGGCATCGACCTCCAGGGCGAGGTGCGGGGCCTGCTGCCCAGCACGACCTGGAAGCGGGAGGCCTACAAGCGTGCCGAGATGAAGAAGTGGTATCCGGGCGAGACCGTATCCCTGGGGATCGGCCAGGGCTACAACAGCTTCACCATGCTGCAGCTCGCGGTGGCCGAGGCCACGCTGGCCAATGGCGGCACCAAGTACCGCCCTCACGTGGTCAAGGCCATCAAGGACACGGTAACCGGCGAGACGAGCGAGCTCCCGCAGGCGCCGGGCGAGAGCCTCGGCTACCAGCCCAAGCACGTGGACCTGGTGCGCAACGCGCTGGTGGCGGTGAACAAGGGCGGCACCGGCACGCGCGTCTTCGCGGGCGCACCTTACAACTCGGCGGGCAAGACGGGAACCGCACAGGCAGTGACATGGGGCCAGAACACCAAGTACAACGCCAAGGCGCTTGAGGAGCACCAGCGCGACCACTCGCTGTTCGCGGCCTTCGCGCCGGCCGAGGCGCCGAAGATCGCGATCGCGGTCATCGTCGAGAACGCCGGCTTCGGCGCAGCAGCGGCGGCGCCCATCGTTCGACGCGTGTTCGACTACTGGCTGGCTGACCAATACCCGAACGAGCAGGACCTGGCGGCGGTGCAGGCCGGCAAGGCCGGGGCGCCCATCGGCAAGCCACGCGTGGCGAGCGAGCTGAGCTGGCCCATCGTCAGCGGCGCTGCGACGGCGCCCTGA
- a CDS encoding MlaE family ABC transporter permease has translation MSTVPPPTASAQDADSVRPRVEQREEAGAEWAVASGCWTAMAMSSRTSWDALEKSLKGAPAQDGRAWDLRPIDQLDHIGAQLLWNHWQHAWPARLELESQHKAVLDQVAQYTCRAPAEPGKTLAERLRDFAHIGPRIFFVARDFLRLIGQLTLDIGRLLRAPHRAPWRDFSGHLYHFGATALPITALVGLLIGVVLAYLTSQQLRQYGGEAFIVNILGLSLIRELGPVLAAVLIAGRSGSAITAQIGVMRVTEELDAMRVMGIPHGFRLVMPRVLALAIAMPLISMWTSMAALLGGMIAADLTLDIGPAYFMTALPRAVPLSNLWLAMGKSAVFGVMIALIACYFGMKVKPNTESLGRGTTSSVVASITVVILVDALFAVLFRGVGFRA, from the coding sequence ATGTCGACTGTTCCGCCGCCGACCGCCTCCGCGCAAGACGCCGACAGTGTGCGCCCTCGCGTCGAGCAGCGCGAGGAGGCCGGCGCCGAGTGGGCGGTCGCCAGCGGCTGCTGGACAGCGATGGCCATGTCCTCGCGGACCAGCTGGGACGCTCTCGAGAAGAGCCTCAAGGGCGCGCCGGCACAGGACGGCCGGGCCTGGGACCTGCGTCCCATCGACCAGCTCGACCACATCGGCGCCCAGCTGCTGTGGAACCACTGGCAGCACGCATGGCCGGCGCGACTGGAGCTGGAGTCGCAGCACAAGGCCGTGCTCGACCAGGTGGCGCAATACACCTGCCGCGCGCCGGCCGAGCCGGGCAAGACCCTGGCCGAGCGCCTGCGCGACTTCGCCCACATCGGCCCGCGCATCTTCTTCGTCGCGCGCGACTTCCTGCGCCTGATCGGCCAGCTCACCCTCGACATCGGCAGGCTGCTGCGCGCGCCGCACCGCGCGCCCTGGCGCGATTTCTCGGGCCACCTCTACCACTTCGGTGCCACTGCGCTGCCGATCACCGCGCTGGTGGGCCTGCTGATCGGCGTGGTGCTGGCCTACCTGACCTCCCAGCAATTGCGCCAATACGGGGGCGAGGCTTTCATCGTCAACATCCTCGGCCTGTCGCTGATCCGGGAACTCGGGCCGGTGCTGGCGGCGGTGCTGATCGCCGGCCGCTCCGGCTCGGCGATCACCGCTCAGATCGGCGTGATGCGCGTGACCGAGGAACTCGACGCGATGCGCGTGATGGGCATCCCGCACGGCTTCCGCCTGGTCATGCCGCGGGTGCTGGCGCTCGCCATCGCGATGCCGCTGATCAGCATGTGGACCTCGATGGCGGCACTGTTGGGCGGCATGATCGCGGCCGATCTCACGCTGGACATCGGGCCGGCGTATTTCATGACGGCGCTGCCGCGCGCGGTGCCGTTGAGCAATCTGTGGCTCGCGATGGGCAAGTCGGCGGTTTTCGGCGTGATGATTGCCCTGATCGCCTGCTACTTCGGCATGAAGGTCAAGCCCAACACCGAGAGTCTGGGCCGCGGCACCACGTCTTCCGTCGTGGCCTCGATTACGGTCGTCATCCTGGTCGATGCACTGTTCGCGGTGCTGTTCAGAGGCGTGGGGTTCAGGGCATGA